The uncultured Campylobacter sp. nucleotide sequence GGGCAAAAGCCGCTATTTTTGGGATGAGGCGGGGATTTTCGCCTTCGTGCGCACAGGCGAGCTCGCAGAGCCGAAGCTTACCGAGATGATTTTGATGTTTGAGGTCGCAAAGGGCGTGCAGCACGAGGTTCCGCACAAGCTCTACGGCGGCGCGTTCACGCTTGAGGGCAGGCCGCCTCTTGAGGCCGTGCCTGAGCAGGAGCTGCGCGGTGCATATATATTTTTGGAGCTTAGCCTGGGCAAATTTGAAGTTTCGCTAGCTCTCGCGGAGGCCGTGCAGGAGCGCATAGGCGCGATGGACTTCGCCGAGCGCTTCGCTAAGCGGGACACCGACGAGATCGCAGACATCGTGCGAGCTGCGAAAATGCCGATAGGGCGCGTCTGCATCAATCAAAAGGCAAAAAAGGTAAAACGAAAGCCGAGCGATAAATTTAAGCTTCCGCGCGCGGTCGGCGAGACGCTTCTGTTTAAAAATTTCAATTTCAAAATCGCCGTGATGAACGAGCTGATGTACGAAAAAGCCCTGCTACAGCCTAAATTTGACGTGTTTGAATACTGCGAGGAGCGCGGTATCGATCCGTATGTGGATTTTGGCGCCCTACCGCAAGCCAAAAAGTGGTTCAAGGACTATCCGGTTCCCGCAGATTTGGCGGAGCAGGTGAGCGAGCTATATCTTGACGGCGGAAATGAAATTTACCTGCAAATCGCGCCTGATTGGGACGGCGAGGACGAGCTTTTTGACATCAAAAATATCGATGCTGCCGAGCTTGCGCCATTCGTTAATCTTAAAAAAATCGAAACGACCGGCATCGGTATATCCAAAAAGGCGCGAAAAACCTGCGCAGATGCGGGGATTACGGTAGTTGATTGAGCGCGGAAGTGGACTTTGAGCCATACGGCGCGCGGCTTTAAAAAGCTAAATAGGCTTTTGGGCTGCGGTGCGCGCTCTTAAAGGTCGTAATTGTTACCGCGCCGCGGAAAATTCCACGCAAAATTCTATTTATGGCGAGCGCTATAAATGAGCTTTGAAAGGCGCTTGGCGAAGCGTCTGATACGTCTAATTTGGCGTGCGTTACAAAGCTTTGAGGAAGCTCGTTTCCAGCGTAAGAGCCACGCCGCTAAATTTGCGAGATGAGTGTGTTGCGCGAGTAAAAATAGTTCACTTTTTTGATTTTTAATTTTGGAAAAATTCGCTGCGTAGCAAGTGGATTAAATTTACCGCTTTTAAATTTTAAAATTTACAAAGAGCGGCGCGCGCGGCTTTGAATGTGCGGCTAAATTTAGATTTCATAAAAGATTAAATTCTAAGCGCGGTTAAATTTGCGTTTTTAATTCCGTTTGTAGCTGTATCATGTCATAAAATAGGGCAGAGAACAGATCGCATTTGCGTGCGTGCGGCGCGGATTAAATTAAAATTCCAGCTTTGAAATTTTACGGCTCGCACTTAAGAAGTGGTTTTGCGCGCTGATACCGAAAGCCTAGAAGATGTTTTAAATACTCAAGCAAAAAAGTATTTTGCAGGCTGGCTCGCAAGAAAGTATTTTGAAATCCGCACCAAGAGTGTGTTTTAAAGCTAGCAAGGAGTGGCGCTGCTTTGCTGATCTTATAGCGCCGCTTCGAGGCTAAATTTCATAGCCGCATAAAGCTGTCATCGTAGCTGCCTTCTAGCTTGCGGCGCATATCCTCGCGCCATTTTGGCGTAAGCGTCGTAAGTAGGTTAAATTTTGCTAACAGCCCTTCATCGAGGCGATCGCCGTAAAATAGACGATTAAGCTCCATCACGCTCATCATAGCGGGGTCGCGCTCTACGACGTAGATCTCGTCGCCCGCGCGGCACGAGCCCGCCTCCAGCACGCGGTAGTACCAGCCGGTAAGTCCGCTGCGCGCGATCTCCGCCGTCATCTCCGCATTGCCCCAGCGCATCGAGAGCTTGTAGCAGGGCTTGCGCGGCTGGCTTACTTGCAGCACCAGCGAGCCTATGCGGTGCACATCGCCGATGCAGACGTTTTGTTCGTGTAGTCCGCTGATCGTGAGGTTTTCGCCCATTGCGCCGTAAGCTAGATTTTTAAGCCCCAGAAACCTCTCCCACGCGGCGTAATTTTGCAGCGAGTTGGCAAAAATCGCCTTTTCCTCTCCGCCGTGATGCAGCGTGTCGGCTACCGCGTCACCCTCGAATCCAAGCTCATTCGCGCGTACTTCGCCCGCTCTAGCTTGCTTGAATATCGCCGTCTCCCAGCGCTTTTTTAGAGGCTGTGTAGCGCGCTCGTCGCCGTAAGCGCGCGGTTGCCCGGTCAGTAATGCCTTTAAAAAGGGCATTTTTCGCTCCTTAAAATTTGCATGCGTTCTCCTTAGATCATAAAATTTAGGCTAGGATTTTAGCTAGAAAAGAATTTTAAAATTCTAAATTTTGCGGCGATTTTGCGCTAAATTTCAAGTGCGAGCTTGAAATTTAGCGCGCGGCGTTATTTGTAGTCGTTTGCGTCGTAGCTTTTGCCGTCGTTAAAGTCGCTCAAAAGCCGCACTACGACGGGGCTAAGCAGGATGATCGCGATTAAGTTGGGGATCACCATCAGTCCGTTAAACATATCGGCTAGCCCCCAGACTAGGTCGATCTTTTGCACGCTTCCTATGAATACGAATGCGACGACTAAAATTTGCAAGAGCTTGACGAATTTTGCGCCCAGGAGGTATCGCACGTTAATCTCGGCGAAGTAATACCAGCCCAAAATCGTGGTAAATGCGAAGAAAAACAGGCAGATCGCCACGAAGCCGTAGCCGCCGCTGCGACCTAAAATTTGCGATGCGAAGGCTTCTTGCACCAGCGAGATGCCCGAAAATACCGCCTTGCCGTTTTCGAAGGCGACTACGTCGGTGCTAAGCACGACGAAAACGGTGATGTTAAGCACGATGAATGTATCGACGAAAACGCCCATTATGCCGAGCACGGCTTGATCTACGGGGTGTTTGACGTTCGCCGCGGCGTGTGCGTGCGGCGTCGAGCCCATGCCCGCTTCGTTTGAAAAGAGCCCGCGTGCGATGCCGTATCTCATCGCAGTGGCGATCGTAGCGCCCGTAGCGCCGCCCCAGGCAGCGGATGGATCAAACGCGGCTTTGAATATCAGCGCGATGACGGATGGAATTTTATCGAAATTTGAGCCGATGATGACGAGACCCACCAGCACGTAGCAGATCGCCATTATGGGCACGACCTTTTCGGCTACGCGCGCGATTGCTTTGACGCCGCCGAAAAAGATGACGCAGCAGATGAGCGCTAAGGCCGCGCCGCTCACCCACTTCGGAATCCCGAATGCGCCGCTAAAGCCGTCTGAGATGGAGTTTGCCTGCACCATATTACCCATGAAGCCTAAAGCAAAGATGATGGCTAGCGCAAAAAACGCCGCTAAAGGCTTGGCAAAGGGGCTTTTAAGTCCGCGGCTGATGTAAAACGCGGGCCCTCCGATCATATGCCCACTATCGTCCTTGGTGCGGTAAATTTGAGCCAGGCAGATCTCGGCGAAATTCGTCGCCATGCCCAAAAACGCTGCGCACCACATCCAAAATATCGCGCCAGGTCCGCCCATCACTAACGCGGTGCTGGCGCCGACGAGGTTGCCCGTACCGACCTGCGCCGCGATCGCCGTGGCGACGGCTTGGAACGAGCTCATGCCGCTTTTACCCGCAGCCTCGCCGTGCAGGGAGAAGTTGCCGAAAAGCTTGCGCGCGCCCATTCTAAATTTAAAAATTTGCACTAAATGCAAGCGTGCCGTAAAATACGCGCCGGTGCCGCAAAGTAGGGCGATCAAAAAGTATGGACCCCACAAAAAGGAGTTGATTGCGTCAATTGTGGCGGTGAGTTTGTCGAGAAAATTTTGCATGATCTTTTCCGTGAATTTAAGATGCGAAAATATATTTTAAAAACTCTTAAATTCCTATAAATCGAGAGAAATTTAAGCGAAATTTTAAAGCGTTTTTATAATTTTACTCAGCATTGAGCAAAGCGGTATGTGCTGTTTGCTCTGCATGTCAGCTTGCTTGGTAAGCAGCTTAGAATTCGCGCCTTAGCTGTCGAAATTTACAAAGCAATCAACTGAAATTTTAAGCCTATTCATCACCGCCGATTTTGAAAACGAACATCTTGCACGCGTTGCAAAAGGCGGGGATTAGGCTAAATAGGCGCCCTTTGAGGCTCCAGTGCTCGCGATACATTTTCATCATCGCGGCTTCTTTTATGAAGCGGATACGCGCAGGCTCCCAGCTCTGCACCTCTGCGCCGCCGTTGATGCCCATTTTAAAGGGCGCGTTTTGCATGTGCTGCATCGCATCGTGGCGTTTGGAGTCGAATTTTCTTACCGAAAACTCGCTCATAAAGTCGCTCAGCACGTAGCCGCTAAATTTTTGCGAAAGCGCGATAAAAAATTTTTTAAATTCCTCCTTTTCAAAATACATACTCACGCCCTCTAAGATGAAGATGTAGCCCGCGCTGCCGTGCTTTGCGACCAGCTCGTCCATCCACGATGGATCTAGCATCGAGCAGGGCAGGCTGAAGTTATTCTTTGCTTTGGGCAACAGCTCGTCGCGTATGGCTATGACGTCTGGCAGATCGAGATCGTAAAATAGGGCGTTTGGTAGGGCTTTTTGCAGTCTAAGCGGGCGGGTGTCGAGTCCTGCGCCAAGCTGCACGATGATAGGGCGATCAAATTCTTTAGCTAGCCGCAGCGTCTCGTCGTCAAAAAATTTCGCGCGGATCACCGTGCCCGTTTTGCTAAGGCGCGCGTCGTCGAATTTTGCAAAATCATAATCGATCTGTTCGACCACGGCGCTTGAAAAGAGATCGTTTAGGATCGGATCCGCGTCTTTGAAATCCAAATGGCGCATATAGACGTTGATTAGCAGCGTCTCGGAGACATTATCTTTAAAATTTAACTTTTGCATGAAGTTTCCTTTCTTGCGGTATCTTTGCGAGTAAAATTCCGCTTATTTTTAATATGCATTATTATATCCTTGCTAAATAAAATTTCAATAAAATGATATGAATTTTTATTTAGATACAGAATTTTAAATTCGCGCCGCGGGTTTTGGCTATAATATTGCCGCGTAAAGCTCAATAAATTTTTGAAATTTTACGCTATGCAAAGCGCGGGTAAAATTTAGAATTTTAAAAGCTATAAAATTTATTAGCTCCGGCGACCCAGATGCACAGCCATAGCCCTAATGGTAAATTTAATCCGCGCAGCTTTATCTTTGTCTAAATATTTCATTGTATAATTCTTAGCTTTTGGAGGTTATATGGAAAAATCGCGGCTGGGACTACTGCAAACCGAGGCTATCGCCACGCTTAGCGACGAGGAGCTTGCAATGTTCGAGCACCAAGTCATCAAAAAAGGCTATGTTTTTTATAGCGAGGCGCCTAAAGTTTTTATTTTTAAAAGCGGGCAGGCGAAGCTTTCGTTTTTTGAAGACGGCGAAGAATTTATCATCAACTACCTAAACAAGGACAATATTACCATTCTTAATGAAATTTGCGCGCTTGAGTTTTTAGAGGACAGTGAGATTTATACGATCGATGCGAGCGGACTTGGGGAGATCTTGGCAAATCGCAGCTTTTGCGAGGCGTATATAAAAATTTTAACCGAGATAATTCTGCTGCAGCGCAAAATCACACGCTCTATACTTTTTGAAAATGCAAAAGGGCGCATCGCGAGCTTTTTGATCGAGCTTGCAAACGAGCAGAATTTTCATCAAAATGGCTACAAATACGTCTTTTTGCCCTTTTCGCTAAAGGTGCTTTCATCCTTCGTAGGGCTCAAGCGTCAAAGCGCGAGTACCGCGTTTAATGAGCTTGTAAAAGATAACGTAATTCAAAAAATCAGTCAGCACGAGTTTTTGATCCTGGACTACGACAGATTGCTTAGCTACTGTGTTTAGGCTCGGGCTAGAGTTTTTAAAGCATTTATGCGGCTTACGCTTACGGCTTAAGCGCGAAATTTTGTCTAAAGTTACGGCGCAGGATTTTACCTAGATTTACAGCGTAAAATTTTTATCAAGAGCTTGGTTTTGGAATTTCATCCCGAATTTCGCTTAGGATTTCGTCTAGAATTTTAACTTATATAAAATTTGGGTTTGTGATCTCGTTTAAAATTCTGTTTTGAATTTACTTAAAATTTTAACACGTAATTCACTTTTGAATTTTATCCGCTATCCTAAAACGCAAAGCTTTGGAATTTTAAATTTAGCGGCAGGCTATGGAATTTAAAATTTTAAATCAAGCTGGAATTTTATGTGTTTCAATGGAATTTAAAATTTTGGATCGAGCGAAATTTTACGTATCAGAATTTTTAAAATTTAAGAAACTAAAAATGCGCGGCAAAGTGCCGCGCCGTATTTTGTCTATATCGTGCTGAAGCGCGATAGATTAGTCTTTCTTTTTCATATCGTATTTATTTACCATAAATCCGACCAAGCCTACGAAAAATAGACCGCCGCAGATGTTACCTAGCGTAACTGGGATCATATTTTTAACGATGAAATTTCCCCAGTTTATTGAATCTATTTGAGCTGCCGTTACGCCGTGAAGCGAGCTTGCAAGAGCATTTACATCGCCACCTGCAGCCGCAAGGTAGTGGCCTTTAGCGATGATGCCTTCAGTTAGGATAAACATATTTGCAACGCAGTGTTCCATCGAGCAAGCTACGAATGCGCCGATCATCCACATAATTGCAAAGAATTTACCCGATAGATTGCTCTCGCTGGTCGCAGTCCAGATAGACATACATACAAACACGTTACAAAAAATTCCGCGGATGAATAGCTCATGAAAAGGTGCATTTATTTTGCCGGCTGCTGCAGGAATGAA carries:
- a CDS encoding MOSC domain-containing protein; this encodes MPFLKALLTGQPRAYGDERATQPLKKRWETAIFKQARAGEVRANELGFEGDAVADTLHHGGEEKAIFANSLQNYAAWERFLGLKNLAYGAMGENLTISGLHEQNVCIGDVHRIGSLVLQVSQPRKPCYKLSMRWGNAEMTAEIARSGLTGWYYRVLEAGSCRAGDEIYVVERDPAMMSVMELNRLFYGDRLDEGLLAKFNLLTTLTPKWREDMRRKLEGSYDDSFMRL
- a CDS encoding sodium:alanine symporter family protein is translated as MQNFLDKLTATIDAINSFLWGPYFLIALLCGTGAYFTARLHLVQIFKFRMGARKLFGNFSLHGEAAGKSGMSSFQAVATAIAAQVGTGNLVGASTALVMGGPGAIFWMWCAAFLGMATNFAEICLAQIYRTKDDSGHMIGGPAFYISRGLKSPFAKPLAAFFALAIIFALGFMGNMVQANSISDGFSGAFGIPKWVSGAALALICCVIFFGGVKAIARVAEKVVPIMAICYVLVGLVIIGSNFDKIPSVIALIFKAAFDPSAAWGGATGATIATAMRYGIARGLFSNEAGMGSTPHAHAAANVKHPVDQAVLGIMGVFVDTFIVLNITVFVVLSTDVVAFENGKAVFSGISLVQEAFASQILGRSGGYGFVAICLFFFAFTTILGWYYFAEINVRYLLGAKFVKLLQILVVAFVFIGSVQKIDLVWGLADMFNGLMVIPNLIAIILLSPVVVRLLSDFNDGKSYDANDYK
- a CDS encoding class I SAM-dependent methyltransferase is translated as MQKLNFKDNVSETLLINVYMRHLDFKDADPILNDLFSSAVVEQIDYDFAKFDDARLSKTGTVIRAKFFDDETLRLAKEFDRPIIVQLGAGLDTRPLRLQKALPNALFYDLDLPDVIAIRDELLPKAKNNFSLPCSMLDPSWMDELVAKHGSAGYIFILEGVSMYFEKEEFKKFFIALSQKFSGYVLSDFMSEFSVRKFDSKRHDAMQHMQNAPFKMGINGGAEVQSWEPARIRFIKEAAMMKMYREHWSLKGRLFSLIPAFCNACKMFVFKIGGDE
- a CDS encoding Crp/Fnr family transcriptional regulator, with protein sequence MEKSRLGLLQTEAIATLSDEELAMFEHQVIKKGYVFYSEAPKVFIFKSGQAKLSFFEDGEEFIINYLNKDNITILNEICALEFLEDSEIYTIDASGLGEILANRSFCEAYIKILTEIILLQRKITRSILFENAKGRIASFLIELANEQNFHQNGYKYVFLPFSLKVLSSFVGLKRQSASTAFNELVKDNVIQKISQHEFLILDYDRLLSYCV
- a CDS encoding formate/nitrite transporter family protein — translated: MLNPAETAQAVSSSMQHKAHTPLISIIFLAIMAGAAIAMGDIFWAHSTVGMAEKQSIGLSNFIGGITFSCGLMMVVFYGGHLFTSSVLTGVPAADGKLPLGKTIGYWAIVWCFNFVGGALIAYMYYYSGLPLKYDGYILQHFIPAAAGKINAPFHELFIRGIFCNVFVCMSIWTATSESNLSGKFFAIMWMIGAFVACSMEHCVANMFILTEGIIAKGHYLAAAGGDVNALASSLHGVTAAQIDSINWGNFIVKNMIPVTLGNICGGLFFVGLVGFMVNKYDMKKKD